The segment TCGAGCACCTCGGCCGACTTGTCGAGCAGGCCGGCCTGGTCGTAGAGGCGCCCGGCCTGGAGCACGAGCGTCTGCAGCTCGCGCTGCTCGCGCGGGTTCTGCCCGGTGCCGGTGCGGGTGCGCTCCTCGAGGATCACCTCCTCGAGCGACTCGGCCGCCTGTTTCCAGGACTGGCAGCGGATGTAGGCGCGCGCCGCCTGGCGCTCGAAGCCCGCCTCGCGGTAGCAGTCGCCGGCGCGCCGGTGGTCCCCGGCCTTCTCGAACATCTCCGCCGCGACGCTCATCCGGCGCGCCGCGAGGAAGCTCTCCGCCGCCCGCCGGTGCTCGCCCTGGGCGGCGAGGATCGTGCCGGCGGTGTCGTGGTCGCCGGCCTTCAGGTGCAGCTCGGCGGCCTCGAGGAAGCGGTTCTGGTCGTGGCGGATGCCGGCGGCGCGCACGAAGTCACCAGCCTCGACGAAGAGCTCTGCCGCCCGGTCGAGCAGGCCGGCGTCGAAGCAGAGCTCCGCGGCCTCCTGGGGCAGGCCCTTCTTCGCCATCGCCAGCGCCTGGCGCTCGAGCTTGCGGCCGGTCCGGCGGTCGAGCGCGGGCTCGAGCTCCGGCGCGCGGCCCCGGGCCGCAGCCCCCTTCGCGCTCCCTCCGCGGCCGTGCGGGGCGCTCGCGTCGCGGCGCCGCGCGACCAGGAGCACGCCGATCGCGAGCCCCGTGCCGGCCCCGACCAGCGCGAAGGGCGTCCAGCCGCGCAGTGCCTCGGGCGGGAGCATCGACTGGCCGGCGAGCCCTTCGATCCGGCGGCGATGCTCGCGGAGCTGCGGGTCGCTGGCGCTGCGCTGGAGGAGCACGCCGACCGCCCCCGCGCCGATCAGGACCAGCGCGAGCAGCAGGAAGAGCAGACGCAGCGTCGACGCGATCACCCTGTCGCTCCTCGCACTCCGGCCGGCCGCGGCGACCGGGGCCGTGGTCCCCGGACGCACGCGAGCGTCTCCCTATCGGCCGGGCCGAGCTGCGTGTTGAGGAAGGGACCCGGCGGGCCTCAGAGGAGGCGGCGCTGGCTTCCGGGCGCCGGCGGCGCGCCGAGGCCGAGATGGCTCCAGGCGCGCGCCGTGGCGAGACGCCCCCGCGGCGTGCGGTCGAGGTAGCCCGCCTGGAGCAGGAACGGCTCGACCACGTCCTCGAGCGTGCCCCGGTCCTCCCCGAGCGCAGCGGCCAGGGTCTCGATCCCGACCGGACCGCCGTCGAACTTCTCGAGCAGCGCGCGCAGGAACAGGCGGTCGAGGCGGTCGAAGCCCTGCTCGTCGACCTCGAGCCGGTCGAGCGCAAGGCGCGCGACCTCGCGGGTGACCTCTCCCGGCCGGCCCGTGCCCACCCGCGTGCCGTCGGGGCCGACCTCGGCGAAGTCGCGAACGCGCCGCAGCAGGCGCAACGCGATGCGCGGCGTGCCGCGGGCGCGGCGGGCGATCTCGTCGGCGGCCGCCGGCGCGAGCTCGAGCGGCAGGCGCCCGGCCGAGCGGCGCAGGATCTCGACCAGGTCGGCGGGCGGGTAGTAGTCGAGGCGCGCCACGTAGCCGAAGCGGTCGCGCAGCGGCGCCGAGAGCAGGCCCGCGCGCGTCGTCGCGCCCACCAGCGTGAAGCGCGGCAGGTCGAGCCGGATCGAGCGCGCGCTCGGCCCCTGCCCGATCACGAGGTCGAGGTGGAAGTCCTCCATCGCCGGGTAGAGGATCTCCTCGACGGACGGGTGCAGGCGGTGGATCTCGTCGACGAAGAGCACGTCGCCGGGCTCGAGGTTGCTGAGCAGCGCCGCGAGATCGCCGGGGCGCTCGAGCACGGGCCCGCTGGTGGCACGCAGGCTCGCGCCCATCTCGCGCGCCACCACGTAGGCGAGGGCGGTCTTGCCGAGCCCGGGCGGACCGCAGAACAGGTGGTGGTCCACGGCCTCACCGCGCTCGCGGGCCGCGGCCAGGAACACGCGCAGGTTGGCGCGGATCGCGTCCTGGCCCACGAAGTCGTCGAGCGTGCGCGGCCGCAGGGCGGCCTCGAGCCGCCGCTCGTCGTCGAGGGCGGCCGCGTCGAGCTCGGGCCGGACCGGCACGCCGCTCATCGCGCGAGCCTGCGCAGCGCCGCGCGCACGAGCTGCTCGAGCGGCGCACCGGGCTCCGCCTCGAGCGCGTCGCGCGCGGCGCGCTCGGCGCGCGGCCGGGCGGTCCCGAGATTCACGAGCGCCGAGACGACGCCCTCCACACGCTCTTCGTCTCCGCCGCCGGCCGCGGGCGTGGGCTCCGGAGCCGGCCCCGCGGCTGCGTGGAGCGCGGCCACGCGCTCGCGCAGATCGAGCACCAGACGCTGGGCCGTCTTCGCGCCGACGCCCGGGACGGCGCAGAGCGACGCCGCGTCGCCGCGCGCCAGCGCCGTCGCGAGGTCGTGCGGCGCCAGGCCCGAGAGCAGCGCCTGCGCGAGCTTGGGCCCGACCCCGTTGACCCGGATCAGTTGCTCGAAGAGTGCCCGCTCGAGGTCGGTGTGGAAGCCGAAGAGCTGGATCGCGTCCTCGCGCACGTGGGTGTGGACCCGCAGCGACACGCTCTTGCCCTCGTCGGGCAGCGCGGAGAAGGTCGAGAGCGAGACGAGCACCTCGTAGCCCACCCCCGCCACGCTCACGATCGCGCGGGTCGGCTCCTTCTGGCGCAGGACGCCTTCGAGGTGGGCGATCATCGCGCGCGCCTCACGACGAGCCGTCCCGCCCCGTGTGCTGCGGCCCGCCTGCGTCCCGACGCCGCTGCGGCAAGAGCCGCCAGCGGGCCGCGGTGCGCGTGGCAGAGCGCCGCCGCCAGCGCATCCGCGGCGTCGAAGGCCGGGCACGCTTCGAGAGCGAGGAGCCGTGCAACCATCGCCTGGACCTGGCGCTTCTGCGCCGCCCCGCTGCCAGCAACGGCGAGCTTGATCTCGGGCGCCGTGTACTCGCACACCGCCAGGCCGGCGGCGGCCGCGGTCGCGAGCGCCACGCCGCGCGCGTGGCCGAGCACCAGCGCGGAGCGCGCGCTGCGCCCGGCGAAGACGCGCTCGATCACCGCCACCTCGGGCCGGTGCGCGGCGATCGCGCCCGCGAGACCCGCCTGGATCACCGCGAGGCGCTCCGCGAGCGAGGCGCCGCGCGCCGGGCGCAGCGTACCGTGGGCCACGTGGCGGATCTGGGCGCCGCGGCGCTCCACGACGCCGAAGCCGGTCACGCTCGAGCCCGGGTCGACCCCGAGGATCCGGCTCGGTCGCTGGGCCAGGACACGCATCCGTGCACTCCCGCGCGGCCGCCGCCGCGGGAAGGAGGAAGGGCTCTGGGGGGAGGAGGAGGCGGGGGCAAGGTAGCCCTAGGAGGAGATCCGCTCCATCTCCGCCTCCGGGATGTCGAAGTTGGCGGCGACGCCCTGGACGTCGTCGAGGTCCTCGAGCGCCTCGGCGAGCTTCAGCATCTGCTCGGCCGCGGCGCCCTCGAGCTTCACGGTGGTGGTGGCCCGCATCGAGACGCCGGCACCGGCGGGCTCGAGGCCCTGGGCCACCAGCGCGTCGCGCACCGCCTCGAAGCTCCGGGGATCGGTCAGCACCTCGACCGCGCTCTCGCTCTCGACCACGTCGTCGGCCCCCGCCTCGAGCCCGACCTCCATCAGGCGGTCGAGGTCGAGCCCGGCGCGGTCGAACTCGAGGACGCCCCGCTTCTCGAAGAGATGCGAGACGCAGCCGCTCTGGCCCAGGTTCCCGCCGTGCTTCGTGAAGGCGTGGCGGATCTCGCCGACGGTGCGGTTGCGGTTGTCGGTCAGGGCCTCGACGAGGACGGCCACCCCGGCCGGACCGTAGCCCTCGTAGGCGACCTCCTCGTAGCGCTCGCCCTCGCCGCCGCCGGCCCCGCGCTTGATCGCCCGCTCGATGTTGTCCTTGGGCATGTTCAGCGCGCGGGCCTTCTCGACCACCAGGCGCAGCCGCGGGTTCGCGGCGGGATCGCCCCCGCCGAGGCGCGCGGCGGTCACCAGCTCGCGGATCACCTTCGTGAAGGCCTTCCCGCGCTTGGCGTCGAGGGCGCCCTTCTTGCGCTTGATCGTCGCCCACTTGGAATGACCGGACATGCGCGCTCCCGCTGGTCCGGGGGGACGTAGCACGCGCGCGCGGAGACGGTCAACGCGTGCGAGGCGCGTGCGCAGCGCGGCACCGCGGGCTCGCCGCGTCGCTCAGGAACCGCCCCCGCCCGCCCGATACGCAGGGAGCGCGCATGGCTGGCCCCGCGGGGCGGCCGCTCGCCCTGGCGGAGGGACGGTTGGTGGCGATCGGGATCGATCTCGGGACCAGCAACTCGTGCGTCGCGGTCGCCCGCAAGGGGCGCGTCGACGTGCTCACCAACGCCTACGGCGAGACGATCGTCCCGAGCGTGGTGCACTTCGCCGCCGACGGCGCCACCACCGTGGGCCAGCAGGCGAAGGCGCGCGCGGTCCACGATCCCGAGAGCACGGTCACCGCCGCCAAGCGCCTGATGGGCCGCTACTTCTTCTCCGAGGAGGTGAAGAAGGCCAAGGCGGTCAGCAGCTACCAGATCGTCGAGGGCCCGAACCACTCCGTGCGCATCAAGGTGCGCGACCAGGTGCTCGCCATCCCCGAGGTCTCGGCCGTCGTCCTGAAGGAGATGAAGGCGATCGCCGAGGCGCAGCTCGGCCAGGCGGTGACCCAGGCGGTGATCACGGTCCCCGCCTACTTCAACGACAACCAGCGCCAGGCCACCCGCGACGCCGGCAAGATCGCCGGCCTCGAGGTGCTGCGGCTGCTCAACGAGCCCACCGCCGCCGCCCTCGCCTACGGCTTCGGCAAGGGCCTCACCCAACGCGTCGCCGTGTACGACCTCGGCGGGGGAACCTTCGACATCTCGATCCTCGAGATCGGCGCGGACGTCTTCGAGGTGCTCTCCACCTGCGGCGACACCTTCCTGGGTGGCGAGGACTTCGACGACCGCGTGATCG is part of the Deltaproteobacteria bacterium genome and harbors:
- the ruvB gene encoding Holliday junction branch migration DNA helicase RuvB yields the protein MSGVPVRPELDAAALDDERRLEAALRPRTLDDFVGQDAIRANLRVFLAAARERGEAVDHHLFCGPPGLGKTALAYVVAREMGASLRATSGPVLERPGDLAALLSNLEPGDVLFVDEIHRLHPSVEEILYPAMEDFHLDLVIGQGPSARSIRLDLPRFTLVGATTRAGLLSAPLRDRFGYVARLDYYPPADLVEILRRSAGRLPLELAPAAADEIARRARGTPRIALRLLRRVRDFAEVGPDGTRVGTGRPGEVTREVARLALDRLEVDEQGFDRLDRLFLRALLEKFDGGPVGIETLAAALGEDRGTLEDVVEPFLLQAGYLDRTPRGRLATARAWSHLGLGAPPAPGSQRRLL
- the ruvA gene encoding Holliday junction branch migration protein RuvA yields the protein MIAHLEGVLRQKEPTRAIVSVAGVGYEVLVSLSTFSALPDEGKSVSLRVHTHVREDAIQLFGFHTDLERALFEQLIRVNGVGPKLAQALLSGLAPHDLATALARGDAASLCAVPGVGAKTAQRLVLDLRERVAALHAAAGPAPEPTPAAGGGDEERVEGVVSALVNLGTARPRAERAARDALEAEPGAPLEQLVRAALRRLAR
- the ruvC gene encoding crossover junction endodeoxyribonuclease RuvC, with the protein product MRVLAQRPSRILGVDPGSSVTGFGVVERRGAQIRHVAHGTLRPARGASLAERLAVIQAGLAGAIAAHRPEVAVIERVFAGRSARSALVLGHARGVALATAAAAGLAVCEYTAPEIKLAVAGSGAAQKRQVQAMVARLLALEACPAFDAADALAAALCHAHRGPLAALAAAASGRRRAAAHGAGRLVVRRAR
- a CDS encoding YebC/PmpR family DNA-binding transcriptional regulator — translated: MSGHSKWATIKRKKGALDAKRGKAFTKVIRELVTAARLGGGDPAANPRLRLVVEKARALNMPKDNIERAIKRGAGGGEGERYEEVAYEGYGPAGVAVLVEALTDNRNRTVGEIRHAFTKHGGNLGQSGCVSHLFEKRGVLEFDRAGLDLDRLMEVGLEAGADDVVESESAVEVLTDPRSFEAVRDALVAQGLEPAGAGVSMRATTTVKLEGAAAEQMLKLAEALEDLDDVQGVAANFDIPEAEMERISS